A segment of the Cricetulus griseus strain 17A/GY chromosome 6, alternate assembly CriGri-PICRH-1.0, whole genome shotgun sequence genome:
CTCCACTGATTTAAGCAGAAGTTTGACATCAATGTATTAGACTTTGACCTTTTACACACTTTATTTAATTTGTTCAGAACTttgtggttgcacacacctttaaccccagcactagggaggtagaggcaggaggatctctaagttcaaggccagcctggtctacagagtgagttccaggacagccagagctatacagagaaaccctgcctcaagaaaattgttttccagttttcttttccattctgaaAAAAATTCAAGCATCATCTTCTATGatataaaaacattaacaaaTCAGCAATCAAGCCTATGTGATATCATGTCAGCTCTAGCTTGGAAGATAGTGATATGTAATtccattttaataaaagaaaagtgaATCCACACTGCATACATGATAAATGACTATTACCTGTGCTCAGACTGCTAAACTATGGAGCATGGTTAATTCTCTGGTTAATCTTATAAAAAGCACAGGCAGTCTTTGTAACTACATAGTGATCTACTATAACtgcttttggggctggagagatggctaggcattaaaggctaggctcacaaccaaaaatactaTAACTGCTTTTGGTTTTGAGTGAGTATAAGTAGCAGATAGAACTGTATATTATAAGATAAATAATAGTCACAACACCTTTACTTTgtctttttatctattttttttttttttttggtttttcgagacatagtttctctgtgtagctttggagcctatcctggtactcgctctggagaccaggctggcctcgaactcacagagatcgcctgcctctgcctcccgagtgctgggattaaaggcgtgcaccaccaacgcccggctaaatttttatttaaattataaacaatcttattttacatgtcagtcccagttccctctccctcccgtcttcctatgccccccaccaaccccccatcccatttccatccactccccagggagggtgaggcctcccatggagaatcatcaaagtctgccacatacTTTGACTGTCTTATTCTCTTTTCATCCTGTCACAGAATCAGGGAGCCAGCATGACTCAGGAAGGAAGTCTAGGAGGACAACTGAGACAAGCAGGCATGGTCTGATGTGGCAGGGCCATATTCCATCTCCAGAGCTAACTTCTCAGTGAGCTCAAACAGCACATGACAGTTCAGTGTAAATACAAAAGGCATTCGCCCCTCTATCAAACTGAATTCAGTAGTTTACACTGGACAGAAGACTTGCTTTTGAGTCTAGTGGCCACTGGCTGGACCTGTTGCACCTGTCCTCCCTAGAACTCGTATAGTTTGTCTAGATGAGTCTTGTCATCTCCTGGGCTGCACTttgggaacagggattgataAGGAACAGAAAATACTTTCCCTTTTGCAATGAGGATGTTTATCCTGTGCCGCTGAATATTGGAAGCATGtaacttgcttttgttttggaggagctcacagttaagagattactttgagtctcagaagatttttggactttttttttttttttcgagacagggtttctctgtgcagctttggagcctatcctggcactcgttctggagaccaggctggccttgaactcacagagatccacctgcctctgcttcccgagtgctgggattaaaggcgtgtgccaccaacgaccaGCAAGATTTTGGACTTTCAAATAGTGTTGGGACTATCAAAGTCTATGACAATTTTTGAAACTGAACTCAGTGTATTTTACACTATGAGATGGCCATGAGCCGATGGGGACAAGAAGTGGAGGAAGGGTTATGATTAAAAGTGATGTTTAggtgtcaggttgacaaggaGTGgacttgtgatggttaatattgtttGTCAACTTACTAGGAACTAAAGTCACTGACGAGACAAGACTCTGGACATGCCTGTGAAAGTTATCTGTGTTAACTGAGGTGTTAACCATCTCATGGGCTTGGATCTCAGGATGAATAACACGGAGGTGGGATGAGCATCAGCGTGCTCTGCTTCTTGCTCCTTCCTGCTGCCACCACTTCTCCCCACTGGGATGAATGAACCCTATCTCCtgggagccaaaataaatctgtccatctttaagctgcttttgttgtcacaatgataaaaataattcaagtctgttggccaggcatggtggcacacacctttaatcccagaactaaggaagcaaagagacaggtggatctctgtgagtttcaggccaccctGATATACATAGCATGTTATAGGAGAGCTACAAGAAGAGATTGTCTCAGCAAAACATACATGCGGTTCTGATTTCACTTTTAGTGTAGCATTCAGTAAGTTATATAAGATAttcaacattttattataaaatagacACTGGGTTTAATGATCAACTGTAAGTTACTTAGTAGGTTCTGAACAAATTAAGGTAGGTTAGGCTAGCTTATGGTATTTGGTGaatgagttatttaaaaaatactttgagccagacgttggtggcgcacgcctttaatcccagcactcgagagggagaggttaggtggatctctgtgagtttgagaccagcctagtctacaagagctagttccaggacagcctccaaagccacagagaaaccctgtctccaaacaaacaaacaaaaaaatactttgACAGTATTTTCAGTTTACAATCTGTTCATTGTAATGTGATTCTGTCATAAGTCAAGGAACATCTATATTTGATTAAGGTAGAATTTCCTGTCTGGAGGAAAGGGTATATAAGTGATGCTGGGGCAATTAGCTAAACTTTTGAGGGAGAAAATAAAGTTAtcattgggctagagagatggctcagtggtgaagaaccctggcttctcttctagagaacccaggttcaattcccagcactcacatggcagctcacaattgtctgtaactccttcACACAGACGTATAtgccatcaaaacaccaatgtattgggggctggagagatggctcagagtcgatcctgagttcaattcccagcaaccacatggtggctcacaaccatctatagtaagatctggtgctctcttgtggtatgtaggcatacatgcaagcagaacactgtacctaattttaaaaatcttaaaaaaaaacaccaatgtacataaaactaaaaaaaaaaatttaaaaacattaaaaaggaagTTATCAGCCAAgtagtggtagcacacgcctttaatcccagcacttgggaggcagaggcaggcagatctctgtgagttcgaggccagcctggtctccagagcgactacCAGGAgaagtctccaaagctacacagagaaaccatgtctcaaaaaaccaaacaaacaaaaagaaagttatcATGTTCTATATTTTATGAAACTAAATTTGAGATAAATTACAGTAAGTAGAAAAGCACAGTAGCATGGGAAAAGATGCTGAGCGTATGCCTGTCATCCTAGGGTAGAAAAGACGTTTCAACACAAAGGCTTTCTGGGTGTGTGAGATATGGGCGTGGACCACTCACACAGCTCAGGGAGGTGCTATCAGAGGGCTAGCAGGTGTCTTCTTTTCCCGTCTGTGTCCCTTCTAGCTGTAATTTTGGAACTGGAATAACTGGATCTTGAGTGACCTTGGGAATGGAGGTCACAAAAAGTGGACCAGTGATATAAAGAGTGTCTTTGACAGGATCGACGGCCATTCTGGCTGTGGACCACCTATCAAGGAACTCTTTTTTTCAATTCTAGGGATTGGACCCAGAACCGTGTGCATACTtaacaaatgctctaccactgagctacacctctagCACATCACTGAATTTATATGCAGGAATTAAACTCTTGTTTAGTTGTGAGTATATATGTATCCCTGAAGCTGAAACTGGTCATGACTCACCAGCCCAGACCCAAATGAAGGATAACTGGTGTAAGCCACTGGCTTCAATTCTGACTTTTAGAGGCATCCAGGGGGCTTTAAAGAAGCcaacaaagggctggagagatggctcagaggttaagagcaccgactgctcttccagaggtcctgagtttaattcccagcaaccatatggtggctcacaaccatccattatgaggtcctgagtttaattcccagcaaccacatgatggctcacaaccatctgttatgagatctggtgccctcttctggtgtgcagatatacatggaagcagaatgttgtatacataatttttttttttttaaagaagccaacaaaacaaaagcctacaATGTCTAGTTTCTACCCCAAACCAAGTATTTAAAAATCTCTGGAAGCCCAGCCTAggttaagaatttttaaaaggccTCTAATGTGCAACCTGAGTGTGAACTGGGTTAAGGTAATCTGAATGAACATCTTTCCCTCATTATTACCTTTCTTTCCAGTGAAAGAACAGGTCTGGTTCCACCTATGAGGCCCAAGAAATTTGATGAGAATGTTTCAGAGAAAGCTTTGGTATTTTCTTTGTGCTGCTtgtgagaggggtgtgtgtgtgtgtgtgtgtgtaggtaggtaggtaggtaggtaggtatgtGCATGCTATGGCATGTGCAAAGGTCAGCAGACAATTCCCCAGAATTGGTTCTTGCCTTCTGctctgttttgaggcagggtctcttgtgcCTCTGCTGCATATTCCAGGTTAACTGGTCCACAAGCTTCCAGATATTCTCCTGCCTATGTCCTTTCTCagaagtcctgggattacagatgggtgCTAATGCCTtctttttatgtggattccagggatctgaactcaggtcattaaacTTTCACAGACAATGtttttactcattgagccatctcccaagtcccAAGCCTTGATATTTCAGATAAGAAAGAATACAAATGGCTggaactgttcttttttttttttttttgaatttaagACTTTActttattcagcaaaatcatttATTGACAGTGGGGAATGCCACTgtcaattgagccatctcccaagtcccAAGCCTTGATATTTCAGATAAGAAAGAATACAAATGGCTggaactgttctttttttttttttttgaatttaagACTTTActttattcagcaaaatcatttATTGACAGTGGGGAATGCTGGTTTGATTTtgccaatgaaagaaacaaaagtctGACAGAGACCATACCGAAATGTGGGTACTTCTGTGGTGACCATCTGTTATCCTTACCTGTTATCAGGAACACCAAGAGACACAGTATCACAAGGACACTGCTGTAACAATACCACACAGGTCCAGCAAAACCCTGGGAATTTTGCAATGCAATTAccaactttttcttcttttataaatgtataaaaaacaaaaagtcaccaAAACCAGCATTATGACTTAGTAAACAGAGTATAACCCCAAAGTCAGTGGTCAGTGGACACCTTACCAGACCAAGCTATTCACCAAGTGACCTGCACTTCAGCAGGCCATCAACCAGTATAGAATCCCATCAGGTGAAAAATACACCACTTCTACAAGACAGCAATGATCTGACGCAATGGAGGAAAAGCGGGAAAAATAAAGGGATTGCAGAGCATAGCCCCTATTAGAACAAGCTAACTGTCCAGACTtgccaaattaaaacaaacaaaaacaaaaaaatgacttCAACATGAAGCTACAATACAaagtttttttcatatttttttgtaAAAAGTTCAGAGTCTGCCATTCGATCCTGGGTTGTTAATGAGGAGGACAGTTTTGGCCTGGACATCTCCTTGCCCAGGATAATTTTTTGCTCTTCTTTTTGTTGGCATTGTCATTCTTGTTCTAGTTTCATCCTTTTCTCAtgaatctttctttgttcttcaacaaTTTTCAATTGTTCTTTGGAGGGTTTTGGGAACTGTTCTTTTATCCATTTCCTACATGTGAATGAAAAAATGACATCAGCTGCTATTCTATGACTATGAAACAAGGATGAAGGCATCACACAAACCACTGGAGCTCAGAGAGGAGATGACAGAGAGCCTGGATCATTACTCAGCAGCTAAATCAATTCCAGTAACTCTACTTTCAGAAGCAATGGGAGAGAAACCAATAGCTACCATGattattgagttttctgtttacTGCATCAGAACACATTCAGAAGTGAAATACACATATGGATCTACAACCAAACTATCATGAACACACCACTCCATCTGAAATATGTACATGGATAGAGGTGCTTTGTGGGATGGCTGTATCCAGCATGTGTACAAAGGAAAGTATACAGGGATATACACAGCAATGTTGCCGACAACACCCCAATCAGAATTCATGCTAAGCATTTGCCTATTTAAGAAGGACTAATTAATTTAGTAAATTAACATTATAGCATACTATGCAGTGGAGCAAAAGAATTTTTTGTACGGCATAGTGGTGCCACATTTAATcccaagcagatctctgagttagaggccagcctggtctacagacagagtcagttccaggacagccagttccagagctacacagagaaaccctgtctcaaaaaacaaaaacaaacaaaaagaatgaatttctcaggggctggagagatgcctcagtggttaagagacctgactgttcttccagaggtcctgagttcaattcccagcaaccacatggtggctcacaaccaccttaaatgagatctggtgccctcttctggcatgcaggcagaagactgtatacataataaaatcttaaaaaaaaaaagggtttctcATTTTCTATGACATAGTGTCTTCTTAAATCCCTATGACATGTCAGATATTAGTGTTTCGAGAAAAGGGAAAATTATGTAACAATAAGCATAAAGAGTATGAAACTATTCTGAAACATACACTAAAACCAATACTATATTCtaatgtgtatacacatgaaaaAGCTTTGAAACAGCTAAATGCCTGTGGTTTGAGTGACAAGAAGCTTTGTCCTTAtttactatttctattttttaaagagaattgtaattccaattccaggggatctgacaccttcacaccaatgcacataaaataattttttttttcaagacagggtatctctgtgtagctttggagactatcctggcactcgctctggagaccacagaactcacagagatccgcctgcctctgtctcccgagtgctgggtttaaaggcgtgtgccaccaatgcctgacaataaattattttttaaaaagatactcaAGCTAGTTAAATATTATTTAGAGTAAGAAGAGGTAGATCTccgagcagatgggaggagggggtgggggagtgagaggagcaggagaagagggagggggaactgggattggaatgtaaaaaataaattaataaaaaaaaaataagaggtaGCTCtcagtgagtttcaagccagcctggtcttcatagtgagttccagttcagccatGGTTATATAGTTAGACCCTGTGTAAAATATTAACACTCTTTGCGgtgatagaatattattttaaggtatgtgacttttgtttatgttgcatttgtttaactgtatGAAGCTGTGTGGTCCTAATAATGTCTGGtagtcctaataaagagctgaatggccaatagcaagacaggagcaaggataggcagggctggcataCAGGACGataaacagaaaggagaaatgaggaggaagagcaaCAAGAGAACAAGGGGAGGAAGATGTCAGGGGCCAacgaccagccacccagccaccagccaccTGGCCACCAGTGAACcacggagtaagagtgaaagtaagatttacacAAGAGacagataaaagcccagaggaaaaggtagatgggttaatttaagataagaaaagctggctagacaCAAGACAAGCTTAagggccaggcattcataagtaataataagcttTCATGTGtaatttacttgggagctgggtggcagggccCCTCAAAAAGCCCAAAAAGAGTAAAAACACCATACAACTACACTTTGCCATATCTGACTTCCTGGAATGGCACATGGATTCTTTTCAGGAGGCCGTTCTGTCCTGGCTGGCACACTGCAACAAGGCTGACCATCAGTACTGTGATCTGTGTCCTCATCTGATGGGTCTCCAGCTTCACTGTTACTGACACCTGTTTGACTTGCTTCCTTGTGGAAACACGTTCCTCTTCTATCTTACACATTCAACAACTCCTATAAGTACtaatttttgaataatttatgACCTTTGATTCTTTTTGTACCTGACTATCAATTAGAACTTTTTGATTGCTTTTCACTTATCTCCCGATTCCATTTTGCCAGAAGCCTCAACTCCATGTACCTTTCTGGCAAGATGGCCTTTataattttttgggtttttttgttctATTGAAACACggtctatgcagccctggctttcctggaactcactctgaagaccaggatggccctgaactcacagagatctacctgaaaATGGCACTTTTAAATGAACCCAAatgcttgttttcttgatgaagcCACCTACAACTAAGTGAAGATAATTTCCATTATCACCAGGCTCAACAGTATTGTTCATGATTCTCTATCTTTTCTCTCAGGTTTAGGCCTTGCACCAACCCTACTTCTCATTACCCATCATGTGTGTCTCTTCACATGATTTCTCTCCTGATTTTCAGTTGACGTGGACATTCTTACCTGCACAGCATCGCAGCCACTATGCTGCGATCCCGTTGGTCAGTGGGACTGTCCGGTCCTTCAACTGCTTCAGATGCTGGTCTGGTCATTAACCGATGATGACTCCCTCCTTCTCTGAGAGATGTCCTTGGCCTATGTTATGCTGGAGCAAAGCGGGTTAGGAAGCCTTGCCTCAAATCAGAAAAATCTCGAGACATTATTCACACTTCAGAGCTCCCCAGGGAACCAGACTGGGGGAAAACTCCAGCTGAGGCTGCATCTTGCAGAACTCCTCCTGCCCCTTTCCCATATTGATACATTTCTCCTGAGAACACCCCTCCAGCCAGCCACTTTAACAACCCCCCTTCATCTTCGATTCTGGGGAAGCAGACACCACTTTTGCTTATAACCTACCTTATTCTACATTGAGTATAGTCACTTCTGTAAAATCCAGTTTATCCCACTTATCAGGAGTTCTACTTTTTCCAAAAACCTCCCAAACTGCATCTTCAAGGAATCACTCCTTTGATTGCTCATGGTTgtaaagggaaaagaaggaacaGGTCTTAACAGAGAAGAAATTTTGAACCCTTTGTGTGCCCAGGACTTCTTTGGAAGAACACTGAAACTCATGGATCACATCTTAGAGAAGGTCttttaaatggataaaataaTTCAGATTACAAAGGAAACTCATTATGTTCGTATATGATAATAAGAAAACTAACTTGGAATTGATgcgatggctcactgggtaaatatgcctgctgccaagccttatGACTTGAGCTCAACTCTTGAAATCTATATGGTGGCAGGAGAGTACCAATTCTGTTGGCCTCTGTTCTTTCACTGATACAAGTGCCCTGTGGTGCTCCCttcactctaaataaataaaaagctaattTGTAATAGAGCTGCATATATATCACGTCAATCCATTGAAAAACATGATctatttcgagacaggggtttctctggctgtcctggaactaactagctTTGCAggcgaggctggcctcgaactcgagAGAttcgccttcctctgcctcccagatgtgtgccaccacgcccagctaagaataaatgatattttaagatATGCATCACAAATGAAATGTGTCGTGCAATATTTATATTAGCGACGAAGTTCAAGCCTATAACAACTGGTTAGAGCAAAGAATAAGATCCtgtagtaaaaaaacaaaacaaacccctcaAAACACAGAGACTTGATAAATACCCGGTAACTGGATTAGGAGAAAACAAGCACATCTATCATAATATAACAGAAACATTCACAGACGCCTTAGGATTCTCAACTTGTTAATCGCACGTCTTCGCTGGATAAATAGCCATATACTTTTTTAGTattgaagtttcaaaagaaataaaatctgacaACTGAAGACAGACAAACCGGTTGTGTGTCCCGTGACGCTACGTTACTAAACAGAAGGACAGAGTTAAATGAATCTGCACAACCTTCCGACTGGTAGAGGGCAAATAACCGTCAAGCAGGACCGAGCCGAAAGGAAGTCCAGCTCCCACCGTCGCGCTCGCTTCCGGCGTCACTTCCCGCGCGACTCCCTCTGTAGAAGATGGCAGCGCTGAGCAATGTCCGCTGGCTGACCCGAGTGAGGCCCGGGACGTTTTGGGCAGAGGGTGGGCGGGAGAGCAGAGGGTTTGTCCGGAGTTTCCAAAAGGTAAGGCCGGCGCGGTGTAAGGGGCCTGGGTGTCCCAGATCTAACCTTATGTCTGTCGCAGGCGGTGGTCGCCGCTCGGAACCCCGGGGCTTGGAGAGGTCTCCGAACATCGGCTGCGGCTCACGCCGCTTCACAGACCCAGGTACGCTCGAGTCCGGCTTCGCCCTCGCCCATCCTTGTCGCCTCCTTGTCCGCTCCCCTGGGTTTCCGCTCTCCACCTGTCTCCCTCTGactcctgcttctgcccctgcTCCATCTCCGCTGGTCCCACTCACAGGCAGAAGATGTGAAGGTTGAGGGTGCCTTTCCTGTGACCATGTTGCCGGGAGACGGCGTGGGGCCGGAGCTCATGCATGCTGTCAAGGAAGTGTTCAAGGTGAGCGAGTAGCCTGTGGTGGGGGATGGGTGGTCCAGCTGCCAGACCTGACCTGGCCCTGTGCTTGGACTGATTGATACCTGAAGGCTGCTGCTGTCCCAGTGGAATTCAAGGAGCACCGCCTGAGCGAGGTGCAGAATATGGCTTCTGAGGAGAAGTTGGAGCAGCTGCTGAGTTCCATGAAGGAGAACAAAGTTGCCATCATTGGTTTGTATGCCTCTGTCATTTAAAGTCAAATGAGCAGTGTTcataagcctctctctctctggcgtGTATATATCAGCTACCCAGACGGCCCTCTACTGATACTTGGGAATTTGTTTCTTATGGGAAGGGAGGTCAGCGAAGTTGCAAGGGTTTGGGGCCTGCTCAGGCTGTTGTCACTGTGGTCAGACCCTGTTAGCTGTGCCAGCAGTGTCCATTCTAACCGTCCCCTTTCTattgccttcttcttcttctgttttattcCCCTTATTGGATTCTTTTGGCTTCTAGATTTTCCCACATAGGCCATTTTCCAAATCTATTTTCTTGAACAGCCTGACTACCAGGGTCAGCTTTTGCAGAGGAAAGTCGGTTCGGTTCTTTCTGATCAGGCCCCTGgctttcctgttttcctttccacGACCTGTTCTGTGCTTTGCTCACAGTCAGCTGTGCTAGTTGTCGAATATATATATTCTGCCTTGACTTACGCTCTTCCCTCTacccaaaatgtttttttttcctctgatgtCATCTATCAGAATAGCCACTCATATTCATTTTCTATGATTGCCATTGGATAGTACAATTTTTGTGGTGGCTGTAAATAGTATAAATGTACTCTCAGTtctgaggctctctctctctctctctgatttacCATTAGGATTTAGCCCTGCCCCCAATCCAGGACAATTTTATCTCAAGGCGCCTAATTCGATCTGAAAAAAAGTGTTTCTCCAAATAAGATAACATTTATAGCCTCCCACCACCCCAATAAATCATGTTTATGGTTTCTTGGTGTAAGGGCATGGGCCTGTCGGTTTGGGGATCACTGTTCAGCCCActgtattcactttttttttggtttttatttgtttttgaccACTGTACTCACTTAACCAAGGAACTGACTATAGTGCCAGCTTTTCTGTAACATTCCTATTATCAGAGAGGATTCTTCCTCTGTGCTCCTATGCTTATTGTTAATATCATTGCTTACTTACTTGTGTTCTCCAATGTATTGTTTGCTTGTTGAGGGCAGGGGTTGTATGGTTTTGATTGCTATTCCTATTGCCTTACATTTTCAGTGAGTAGTAGCTGAGAAAATATAACATCAGTAGACACAGGAACATAAGGAAAGCCACTGATTCCCCATATAAAGTCAGTAGACACAGGAACATAAGGAAAGCCACTGATCCCCTAACGTTGCTTTTAAGCTTGTTATTAAACCCAGGTTCTTTGATTAAAAACAAGTGGTTCTTAGGTCATTTCGAAATttcaacataaataaaaattactaaaactaaaGTATTacagtttttctcattttaattacattattcATTCTCCTTGGTTCTTGCTAGGGGCAATAAATAGAGGGTGAGGTATTTGGGGGTGGGAGATAGGAGACTAGGTTGCATGAAGTCAATGGGAGATTGGACCCTGGTCTCTGCTTGACCTTTGTCTAACCCTACTTCCCCCGcactttgtttccacaggaaagaTCCATACCCCAATGGAGTATAAGGGCGAATTAGCTTCCTATGATATGCAGCTGAGGTAGGTGGATGGGTAGGCTTGGGTCAAAAGGGTACTGGGCACCTGGGACAGAGCTGATGGCAGTCTACCCTCAGGCGTAAATTGGACTTGTTTGCCAATGTAGTCCATGTGAAGTCACTTCCTGGGTACATGACTCGTCATAACAATCTAGACCTGGTAATCATTCGCGAACAGACAGAAGGGGAATATAGCTCTCTGGAACATGAGGTAAGGCCCAGTAACTGGGGAGGACAAGGAAAGAGGGAGGCGAGAGGTAGCAGCCTCCTTGGCTGCTTTCCAAACATTACCAGTCATTTCTGTCTTACCCAGAGTGCAAAGGGGGTCATTGAGTGTCTGAAGATTGTCACTCGAACCAAGTCTCAGAGAATTGCAAAGTTTGCCTTTGACTATGCCACCAAAAAAGGGCGGAGCAAGGTCACAGCTGTCCATAAGGCCAATATCATGTAAGGCATGGCTTTTTTGGGTTGGGTTCCTGGAGAGGTATCCCTTGAACTCTCAACTGATTTCTGTCTCTTTGATCCGTGAACAGGAAACTTGGGGATGGGTTGTTCTTGCAGTGCTGTGAGGAAGTTGCTGAACTGTACCCCAAAATCAAATTTGAGACAATGATCATAGATAATTGCTGCATGCAGGTGAGGTCCTT
Coding sequences within it:
- the Idh3b gene encoding isocitrate dehydrogenase [NAD] subunit beta, mitochondrial isoform X2, translating into MAALSNVRWLTRAVVAARNPGAWRGLRTSAAAHAASQTQAEDVKVEGAFPVTMLPGDGVGPELMHAVKEVFKAAAVPVEFKEHRLSEVQNMASEEKLEQLLSSMKENKVAIIGKIHTPMEYKGELASYDMQLRRKLDLFANVVHVKSLPGYMTRHNNLDLVIIREQTEGEYSSLEHESAKGVIECLKIVTRTKSQRIAKFAFDYATKKGRSKVTAVHKANIMKLGDGLFLQCCEEVAELYPKIKFETMIIDNCCMQLVQNPYQFDVLVMPNLYGNIIDNLAAGLVGGAGVVPGESYSAEYAVFETGARHPFAQAVGRNIANPTAMLLSASNMLRHLNLEYHSNMIADAVKKVIKVGKVRTSDMGGYATCHDFTEAVIAALS
- the Idh3b gene encoding isocitrate dehydrogenase [NAD] subunit beta, mitochondrial isoform X1, producing the protein MAALSNVRWLTRAVVAARNPGAWRGLRTSAAAHAASQTQAEDVKVEGAFPVTMLPGDGVGPELMHAVKEVFKAAAVPVEFKEHRLSEVQNMASEEKLEQLLSSMKENKVAIIGKIHTPMEYKGELASYDMQLRRKLDLFANVVHVKSLPGYMTRHNNLDLVIIREQTEGEYSSLEHESAKGVIECLKIVTRTKSQRIAKFAFDYATKKGRSKVTAVHKANIMKLGDGLFLQCCEEVAELYPKIKFETMIIDNCCMQLVQNPYQFDVLVMPNLYGNIIDNLAAGLVGGAGVVPGESYSAEYAVFETGARHPFAQAVGRNIANPTAMLLSASNMLRHLNLEYHSNMIADAVKKVIKVGKVRTRDMGGYSTTTDFIQSVISHLHPHGG